The following proteins come from a genomic window of Numida meleagris isolate 19003 breed g44 Domestic line unplaced genomic scaffold, NumMel1.0 unplaced_Scaffold283, whole genome shotgun sequence:
- the PGLS gene encoding 6-phosphogluconolactonase — translation MPGRISVFPSPQELGSALAQLVVQRAAGSDGRFSLGLSGGSLVGLLARELPLVASTGAATGAGPWLVAFCDERLVPPEHPESTFGAYRAQLLPRLPAPAPTVLAVAPGLSPNVGTPPYIPPRSPQAFQGEAVPVFDLLLLGVGPDGHTCSLFPDHPLLQEKEKIVAAITDSPKPPAERVTLTLPVLNAARAVVFVATGEGKAAVLKRILEGDEENPLPAARVRPHTGQLHWFLDESAAKDLTVPFEKHSIL, via the exons ATGCCGGGCCGCATCTCGGTGTTCCCGTCCCCTCAGGAGCTGGGCTCGGCCCTGGCGCAGCTCGTGGTGCAGCGGGCGGCCGGGAGCGACGGCCGCTTCTCTCTGGGGCTCTCCGGAGGCAGCCTGGTGGGGCTCCTGGCCCGGGAGCTGCCCTTAGTCGCCTCCACCGGAGCCGCCACCGGGGCAGGCCCGTGGCTCGTGGCCTTCTGCGACGAGCGCCTGGTGCCGCCCGAGCACCCCGAGAGCACGTTCGGGGCGTACCGGGCGCAGCTGCTGCCGCGGCTCCCGGCGCCCGCCCCGACGGTCCTCGCTGTCGCTCCCGGGCTCTCCCCGAACG TGGGAACACCCCCCTACATCCCCCCCCGTTCCCCGCAGGCCTTCCAGGGCGAGGCCGTGCCCGTCTTTgacctgctgctcctgggtgTGGGGCCGGACGGCCACACCTGCTCCTTGTTCCCTGACCACCCCCTGCTGCAG gagaaagagaaaatcgTGGCTGCCATCACGGATTCTCCGAAGCCGCCGGCGGAGCGCGTCACGCTGACCCTCCCGGTGCTGAACGCGGCGCGCGCCGTCGTCTTCGTGGCCACGGGGGAAGGCAAAGCCGCGGTCCTCAAG CGCATTTTGGAAGGCGATGAGGAGAACCCCCTTCCCGCCGCCCGCGTCCGGCCGCACACGGGGCAGCTGCACTGGTTCCTGGACGAATCGGCGGCCAAGGATCTGACGGTGCCCTTCGAGAAGCATTCCATCTTGTAG